From the genome of Triticum aestivum cultivar Chinese Spring chromosome 1A, IWGSC CS RefSeq v2.1, whole genome shotgun sequence:
CTGGAGCGCGCGGAGAGCGAGCAGCAGGTGAGGGGGCGGGTGGCCGATGACCGCAGGCTGGTGGAACGACGGCGGCTGGAGCGCGCGGAGAGCCAGCAGCAGGTGAGGCAGAGGTGCCTGGGGATGGGAGGCGACTGGAGCTGGAAGAGGGTGCTCCGGCTCGTGCTGCCCTGCCAGAGCAGCACCGGCCGGCCGTCTACGAGGTCAAGGACAAGAGGCGGAGATGACGACGACGGCAAGGAGGATGGCAAGGCGGCCCGGGCGTGTCCGGCTGCAGTACAGCTGGTCAGCAAGTTGAAGGTATATACCTACGTAGCCTGTTGTTCTTCGTGAACTGCACTGCATGTGTGTTTTCAGTCAGCAAGATGCATTGCTGTCTACTGTCGGAGGGCGGAGGCGGCGACGAGGGGTTGCtgaaggattttttttcaaaattgtgatgttttttatagcaaattcggaatcTATACATTCTCACACATTAAAATCAAAACTAGCATCCCGTCGGCCTCCAGTTGGCCGAAGAGGGGCTCTTCGGCCTACGGTTGATCGAAGTGGGGCTCTTCAGCCTCCCGTTGGCCGAAGAGTGCCCCAACTGTGCCGAAAAAGACTCTTTGGTCTGTCATAGGCCGAAGAGCACTCTTTGGCCGAAGTACGAAGAGTCCTTTGGCCCCGATTTTTCGCGTTAACGGGAGACCGAAACTGCATGGCTGCGCTCTTCTGCCTATACTAGGCCTTGGGCCCCAAAGAGTACTCTTCGGCCTACGGTTGATCAAAGAGTATTCTTCGGCCTACGGTTGATCAAAAAGTCCTTTTCGGCCCAGACGGAGTGCTAGTTTTGATTTTCTTGCGTAGGTTACGCACGTATAgattccgaatttgctataaaaatcatcacaATTTTGAGAAAAAATCTTGCTGAAGAAGCTCTTCTCGACGTTCCAACGGCAACTGTCGCGGCGGGGCCGCTGAAACCATCAGGAGTGGAGCACATGCAGAGTCAGAAACCGGTGGCCTGCTGAAGAACCAAATGGCCTCATCGTGTTGTGGTGACAGAAAACGATTTCTGTATTCGAGGTGGTAGCAGGTCAGGGCCTGTAGAATTTTGCCGAGGTTTGATTTTGATCCAACGCAAGCTCATCTGCGGAGGCAAGGACGCAACGAGTTCAAAAGATCTTGATTCTTGGTTTTGGACCAAACCACGTCTAGTTTTGGcattcaacaaagcaaaaaaaaGATATGCACCAGCCGGGAATCGAACCCGGGTCTGTACCGTGGCAGGGTACTATTCTACCACTAGACCACTGGTGCTTCATGTCACTAATGGTATTTGCCAGTTTCCATTCCTTCCCACCGCAGTTATTAAAACGGATTGCAATCACAAAGATCTTTAGTGCAACAGTACCCAGCTCATAAGAGGTTACTTCACTTATTGGATCAAAATTACAAAGGCTGGTCGTTGCCATGCGTATACAGGCACGCTACAGAACAGACCACACACGATTGGCAAGGAGAAGTAACAAGGTCAGACACACAGAGCCGAGTGCCAAAATCCACAGAGCTCCTTAGAACACAGCCGTGATCTCGGCCTCCCCCAGCACGTGCCCCTCGATGGCCTCCATGACCTTGTCCACTGTCACCTGCAAAATCCAGCACCACGAATCAGTACTCGCTCACACGTTAAAAAGCTCAGAGCAGAGTCTCTACGACTGAAGTTTGTAGGTGCACTTGCCTTGTTGCCGAGGCTGAGCAGGTCGTCGAGCGCGTAGAGACGGAACTGGATGCGGTGGCCGTGGGAGTCGGGGACGGGGCCGCGCCACCCGGGCTGCTTCCAGTCGTTGACCCCCTCCtggacgccgccgtcgcccccgccggcgTTGGCGTTGCCCCCGGCGCCGGAGAAGCCCTCGGGCAGGCCCTTCTCCTCGGGCGAGATGTTGACGACCACCCAGTGCGTCCAGGGCACCCGCTCGTCCGCGTCCACGTCCTGCACCACCACCGCCAGCGACCGCGTGCCGTCGGGCACCCCGTACCACTCCAGCGGCGGCGAGATGTCCTTCTTCGCGCCCTGCCCCTCCAGCGTGTACTGCCGCGGCAGCCGCCCCTCGTGCGCCGACACCGGCGGGCACACCAGCCTCAGGCTCTCCTGCGCCATCTCGCTTCTCGCCGGCCGGCCCCTCTGCCCGCCTCTctcttctcctcccccccggctGCTGCTGATGCTCGTGCGATGAGTTTGCTGGATTGTTCTGGTTGCTGTGAGGCTGTGTGTGAGTGAGTGACCATGCGCTTGACGTGGTCGGGTTTATAACGGGGAGGGTGGCACGCGGCGGGGGGATTCCGCGGGACGCGTGGCCGGCGGTGCGGGGTACGTGTAGGTGTAGTCGGCTGGAGGCGTGGCGTGGGTTCCTGGAGGGTCGGCGTCGTCGGGGACCCCGCGATGAGAAGAAAATCTGGGAGACTGCAGATTTGCGATAGTGTTTTTGAAACGAGGATCAGATTTGCGATAGTTAATCCGTCGTGCTCGCTTCCTGCTTTGGCCAGGTGTCCCGTGCCGTGCCTGTCTCTTTTGGGCACGAGGAAGGCCATGAAAGATTTGCTTTCGCTTACTAGTGGTActctttttgtttttcctttttgattGAAATGGTGATTTCTTTTCCAGTCTGCTATTCGTGGATTAAGAGGGTGTTGGAATGGGTGTGTTTTTACTTGTGAATTAACTAAGATTTGttcctatttcttttccctagctGTAATGGCCTGTCCGGACAAAGATAAGGACTGAGAATCGTACAAGTGTCCATCCCAATGGCATTACATCAGGAAAATCATTATGGCCCTCAATTGTGCATATATAATTCAAATCAGACGACGAAGGTTCTAGATAGCTCACAATGTTGCATAGTTGTCTTTTTTTTTTCTTGAGACAATGTTGCATAGCTGTCATTTGTCAACATAAATGAAAGAAAATGGATGAGCTATTGAATTGCATAGTTGCCAAGTGATCTACGTGCGTGGTTTGCTTGGATTCGGAGAGGAGGAACGAGGGACGTGGGCGGGCAAATGAGGCTCAGTCAACTGTTGTCCACGGACAAATGGAGGGTGGGGGGCACACATTTGATGTTTATGGTTGGAAATGCTCTAACTGGCTGTGCATGCTTGCAGTGCACGTGTACCATCAGAATCATGTTTACTTTGATCATGAAGAATGTTCTCATATAGACTTAGCCTAACATTTTCATTTGATACTAGAGTTTTTCCTCATAATTTCTTTCAAACAATTTGCATTAATTATCCCTTCATGCTTTCTATTTGGAAATCTTGCTAGTTTCAGTTTGTATCTCTTTGTGATAGTATTGGGCGAGAGTTTCCCCTAATTTGTGAAGGCTTTGTCAGCCATTAGATGATTCGTCGTCGACATAACTCTCTGAAATAGTTAGACTCGACACCGTACAATGTATTGTTCATCAAATGCAAATAATAACAATGGAGTCCCTTTTGAAAGATTTTTTATTATACGACTAGCCTTGAGGTATTCCCTAATTTTTTCAGACGGTACAACAATGAGCACAGTGTCATAAGTCACAATAGCTACAGAAACTACCTACTCGGCAACAATGCCAAACTGTGTAGACGCTGCAGCATTGGCAAGCATATGCATTCACAGCACAAATCCAACATTCCTTCACTGTACATGCTAATGTCGACACAAAAAATTGCTATTAATTATTACGCTGTTATATATGGCCACATGCCTTGAAATAAGGAGATATTTTGGTTCTCTAGAAAACAAGCATCACAAGTCCTTCTTTTCTCCAAATACATAATTTGTGATTCCACATTGGCAGCTTGTATTCCCTGGAGATAAGCTtgggaaaagaattctatgagaccaggtctcacgcgagaccctgatggatgacacgtggcattcacaaatcacaaagcatcccccatttaaaatcagagggtgggggaggggggggggggggggagattagatgctttgtgatttgtgaatgccacgtgtcatccatcaggacgggtctcactTGCTACCCGtaagacctggtctcatataattttttttcataagcTTGTCACATATCACATATGACTGCGCCACTGCGGCTATATCAGCTTACAAGTGTTCTCTGAAGCCCTAGAACTTCACCATACATCGACCGCCTTTTGCACTTTGAGGGCCTATGGCATCCCTCATTTTGTTCTTTCAGAAACCATGTGGGGCTGAATACAACCACCGGATTCGTTGTCCGGTGACAGGACGCAACGCAAACTGATCTTTGCAAATTTGCGGCATTTTACGATGGTTGCCGCTGATTTGATACCCACCCACAATTATGATTGCAGAACCTTGATTCTGTTCCAAGTCCTTCTAGCTGAATATGATAACATTCCCAGGGATATGCAACATAACTCTCATTGTCACTTGATTGTCTTGGCCAACTTGTTGGGACAACCTCGCAGGGGTGGCTACTTGCAGGCTTGCTGGATACTGAAGCAACGGCGTGTGGCACATTGCTGACTCAAGTCCTCAGTTTTGATTTCTCAGCTCGAATTTCATATCAACAAAACTTGCTATGATTTGCCGGCTGGAGACTCTTCTCTGGTTGGGGCTTCCTACGAAGTTTTTACAAGGTCAGAAGAAAAGAAAACAGTATGTTGAGGCCAATCAGGGCTACACAAATTTTGCTTTGCAGAAACTTGTATCGACATCACAATGACATGGCAGAATGGCACTATCctcttttatttttgatgaaatttCCGTTTATTTTCCTTTCACGAGGCATGAATTTGTTCTTGGTGAATCAACAGGAATGTGGGAATAAAATGGGGTTTTACTCTTGTGATGATGAAAAACCGACATTTTTTTATTAAAGACATACTACTAGGAAAGAAAAATGAAAGGCACAATAATTGTTAGATTAACACGTTACAAAAAATTCCATTTGCAACTTCCAACAGAGGTGATCATTGATATCCCAGGATTTGTCGTAGAAAACTAACATACCAAAGTTTATCATCCGGTTTGTTTATGCATTTTTACAATATTTATATGTTGCAATTCTATACTTAAAAATACAAATTTATGTAAAAATAAAATAATATACGCAGCAAAGTGCATGCTTTACACTATTTATACAGTATTGTCCCtacgggttgttgttgttgttgttgttgttgttgttgttgtttgtgacGACGATGTCTCATTGTTGTTTGTGTCTATTTTTTGCAAATGGAGTCAGATCATGGTTTCTTGAGCATAACCAACTCATAGTTGAATGGGTAGTTATAACATATTACTAAAATATAGGAGAGAGAATGTAGATAATATGTATATTGACTATCTGCTGAAAAATTGTGAGATTTTGAGAGGGGATCTTTTTAGACCGATAAAGATGCTCTGAGAATTCCTCGGGAAGAGAACCCTATTATCCTTCCTTTTTTCTTAAAAAAAGGTGGGGTTCTTGTTGGTGACCTTATCATGGGAGAAGAGGAATGTTGCCGTTGGGTAAGGCGTTGACTCCACATATAACTGAAGCCCGTCCTTGTTGTTGGTACCGAGGCTTACACCCGGAATGTCGAACGCTTGGGCCACCATGCAATTTCGGAGTCAAACACAAATTACTGAGTAGAAGGTGGGTCTGGTTGATTTTTTTCGTTTCATATGTAAATTTGCAGAGTATATGAAAAAGTTTCTCACAcacggagggggaggaggaggggtgggggggggggggcatgtgttggggatatgactactggaggtaaaccggctaggaaTGACCGGGTTAACTCCATGAATATAGAAGCTCATGAAGAcgtgaggatggtggcgctttacaaaggcccaaggcccaaaggcgagttaaatcctgtagatgtaaaccgactctttcatgtaacttgtattgtaagttagaaagAATAGAGACTGAGCCGgccacgtttatgatccggccttgGGACTCTCTAAACCGGCGgacgtcaacctatgtatataaagggacgacccgacggcggtttagggacaacagacaacaactcgaaagccaggcaaagcggattcgctccctggtcatcgaaaccccatcaataccaatcacaactagacgtaggcttttaccttcatcgaaggggccaaactagtataaaatccctcgtgtcccttgtccggtttaaccccttcaagataacctatagcgatggctccacgaataagtcctttcacaaggacatctgccgtgacaaacccacgacagttggcgcccaccgtggggctatcgcacgatggtttcgagttcttgatgGGCAACTTCGAAtgactcaagggatacactgtgggccggatgacaaagagtcgtcgcggcaagctctacatcgacgatgcaggatggggtcttgaggccggttcaatcgaatatgggtaccaggtcccctttggtgggattcacgtcttcatcggcaagatcggcgaaccgggccctgagccggacacctgcaccgacatcatcgagacggctcagcatgcgagccCTACCCCGGTTCAGCCcgcagcaaggcatgttttcgtaggtgtcatccatggagcggagtATGAGGATGGATCGGCATCTGGTGGAGAAACCGTTGTttgttctgatgacgagtcttcgactggagagaccgagtcgctgtatcagctgcaggacggccggattagtggaggttccgatggcaatagtattctagaccccctcgatctgccaaaccgggtcgctgtcttcatggccggaacacaaccaGCGCAGCACTCTTCTACCGCCGCGGCGATGTTCTCCgatgcaacaacaacaacgccagcaggagcagggggctctgcgccgcctcctgctcaggttttgtctgatttgttcgacgctttggcaacattgatggccacGGAGGTGGATGCGGCAGCCCGAGATCagcacaacacggagattgcaaaggtgaaagatcagataactcaggctaaagtggATCTGGCAGCaaagaacgccaggatggctacagaacgggccgagttggaagctcaggcctactgCCTTAGGTTGGACCAGAATGCCTAAgatgaggtcatgagaagaagataccggtcgcacctcccaccgggttatgagccaagaaatctcttcaacacgccaggagccggAACCAGTAACCAACCAGTGGTAAACCAGACGGAGGCGCCGGGAACAGGAGCGTCGGTTCAGCCGCGCacaatggacccgcctcgtcagaacaacgttgtaCCGCAGTATGTTCCAACGCCcccggggcattactccaacccattagacaacattgtggccgccgttTCATGATTAGCAGCACTCCCAGCTGACGGCGAGTCATCAGTGGCGATTGAGACacgacgtgccagagagctccttcaaacagctttaaaccagcaataggcttattcgcatagttgcgagaggattcattccaccccccgtccgattcggagctatagcaggcatgttgaggatgaaccggctgtATCAAGCAGTGCACGCCACCGTAACTCACCGCGAGGGCACAACCCGACAAGTGGAAGTgttaatgcgcaggatgtggttgATCATGGTCGTGCACATCGAGAAGTCGAGTTAGCAGCTCTGCATGCAgctcgtcaacctactccggtttgCCCTACCGCTTCAGTGGAGCCAGGCGTGGTCTTCAGTTCTTTAGAGGTGCCGTGTCTTACCCCTGCTTTGcataatgtgcgactgcccaaggattttaagggacctcgtaaggtgcccaattacaccgccgatttgcaaccggagtcatgggtggagagttatgagatggcgatggagatgctggacgtggatgaagcagtgtgtgctaaatacttcaccatgatgttggaggggacaactcgaacctggttaaagagcttaccagctaactctgtcgggtcatgggctgagctaaagcaccggtttatccagaatttcaaagatacatgtaagcagcctatgtcaattgtggacctagccgcttgtgttcaagaggaggGGGAGTCTACTACGCATTGGGTGAAGCGAGTCTTagctattttgcattcatcagaccgcattaaTCCAGATACAACAGTTTTGACgttggagggcaactgccggtttatgCCATTAAAGTTGAAGCTAGGGAGGCTCAaccgtcactgcaatgacatgtcaaaccttatggccgctttggtgaaatacgCCGATttagatagtaccaaggaccctgagtcagaggaggacaaaccgggaaaagggaagaagaacggcaacaccaagggacaacagcataacccggcaggtcatgggaacaatggtaagcgcaaagcagataatagtttggactttgtggctaacaccaatactcAGGATAACGGTCAGCGTCGTAAAGGCAAACAaccccagaggggcggagggtcaggccccaatctggagtGCCTGTTAACtcagccttgtccaaagcatggatcgaaggagaggccagcttcacatctttggaaggattgttacatcatgcgagagttcaagaactccaatatgtttcaatacgacaatggcctgcctggcggttcaggaggtggctttcatgggccgggttatggaggcagcagctccggttcaggatttcaaggcaatcaaaccggacatagcaatcaagggaaccagggcaaccggggaggttataaccatcaagggaatcagcagcagcaacattcggtttatcagagcaatccaaaatagttgaatagtgggcagtatcatgtcttcaccactagcttgtgcaagcgtgatcagaagcttcacaagagggctgtgaactctgttgaaccggcagtgcctcagtatttgcgctggtctgagcaacccattttatggagtagagaggatcacccacctcgggttgataatccgggtcatctggccctagtggtggcacctcaggttgggggggggggtataagttcaccaaggtgcttatggatgggagaagcagtatcaatattctttactatgataccttccaccgcggggttgacagataagaatcttaaaccgccgaacaccgtttttcatggcgtggtgcccggtaagtctacGTATCCAatgggcaagatagccctagaggtggcctttggagatgaccatgattcgaggtcagaaacattgacttttgaggtggtgaaaatcaagagtccgtatcacgccctgtttggacgaccggcttatgccaagttcatggcaaggccgtgttatgtttacctgcagcttaagatggcaggtcataaggggaccatcacagtgcacgggagtaggaagatcgctttggaatgtgaggaaggcgatgcagcttacgctgagtcggtttatgccacagaagagctgaagttttataaagacaaggttgattcgacagacatgacttctttgaaaaagccaactacggagaacgattcggcgttgaagtttaaatcggccacagacactaagatggttgattttgttcctggcgattcgtccaaacagttcagcattagcgccaacctggatcccaaataaaaaagcgcgctcatcgagttcatccgtgagaaccgggacatctttgcatggaagccttctgacatgccaggtgtaccgagggaactctaTAACACCCTGGTAGTTAAGCTACATTAACcacacactaatggtgccatgtcattgcAATTAAATTTCTAAACCTCACTTGGATCCAaaccgaattcaaattcaaattaaaaagagtcaaatttttatttcttcaaacggtaaaacaaaaatgtCCGCTGGGTTGCCAAAATTCACTAACAATTTTCCTGAAAGAAACCAACATTTTATGAGAAATTAAAATGCCCTTAAACTAATTAAAATTGGACCAACAACTTTTAATTGATCCTTTTCAATTTCAATAAGTATTTGCACATTTCAAAATAACTTGCAACTTGCCGTGCTAGCTCATAGCATTACATAGTATTTATGTGTCAAGTACCTTGTTGAACCAAAAATCCTTTGCCTTTAATAGAAATAGCAAAACAATagctaaaaataaaacaaaattaaaagaaaaggaaacaaagcccccctgctgggccgtggcccagctgtccaccaggccacaaccggccggcccagtcgcgccccaccCGACTCTCCATAACCCCCTAGGAAACCCTAGCTCgaccccacgatccccactccccccctTATCCGCCGCCGCCCACAGGGGCGCTCGCGCGTACGCATGAGTCCtcgagggagaggagctccctcgtGCTCGACGACCGCGCCCAGACGCTGACTCCCCAGCTCGTCGCCGCCTCGCCATCCTCCTCGCTGGAGCCACCCCGCCGGCCTACTCCTCTCCATCACGCCGTCCCCGTCtccctccccgagccccgctgccttgACCCCACGACCGCCGGTGAGGCCCCCGACCacttctctcctccccccgcgcacACGTTGACCGCGCCCGCCTGCCGCCGCCCATGGTCGTCGCGGCCACTACTGCTTCACCACGCCAACGCCCGCTCCCTCCTGTCTGCGCACGTGCACCCACCCGCTCGCCCATCTCGGCTGGCTGCCGCTGCTGCTTCTACCTGCTGCCGCTGTGCTACCCGCTAGCGCGGCTGCTCACCTCGCCGTGGCTCCGCTCCCCTGCATGGCTGCGTCGACGCGCCCGCCGTGACGCCCTGTCTCGTCCCAAGGGCCACGCTCGTCGCCCCCTGCTGCCTTGCCCTGTCCGCGCCGGCCAACACTCACCCCCTCGCCGCTGCTCCCGCACGCCTGCTCCCAGCTACCCCAACCGCGTGCCTAGCCCCGCATCGCCGCCGGCGCCCTGACACCCTCCGTCGGCAGCCTCACCCGCCTCCGTCGGCAGCCTCGCCGACGCCAGTGGTCGGGCGCCCGCAGTGCCCATTCGAGCGGCGCCCGTGCCCTGCGCCCGCTTCCCGTTCCGCCCGCCCTGGTTGGGCTGGGACCTTGACTGGTGGGGCCAGCCCCAGTTTAGAACGAAAAAAGAGATTTAAAAGAattaaacataaaataaaatattaattaattaattaattaacagattaattaacttaattaatcttagtTAGGTTGACCTAATTACTAATGAAACTAATTAACCTGTTTAATTAGTTTTAGTCAATGATAGTGCGAACCACCCCTAATTAGTCCTGATTAGGTAATTAATATGTTTAATAaatatgtgtcactgaccagtgggacccattggtcaggttgaccagtcaacccctgttgactgttgacgtcagcatgacaccatgctgatgtcataaacccaattttgaattaaattaaagaattaattaaattccaaaaattaataaattcttttcaaaatcatatcttttaattcgtaactcggatggaaaaactttgtatatgaaagttgctcagaacgacgagacgagtccagatacgcagcccgttcgtccgccacgcgtccctagcatagtgaacacgcaactttccccctccggttcatctgctcgaaaatgcgaaacactgggaatactttctcggatgttttcccccttcaccggtatcgcctatccctatgttaggtcacccccagcacaacgtattgccgcgtcttgctttatgttacatttgattgctttgttatttattgtgttcccccttcgttactcctttccggtagactcagagaccgctgccgatgtccgtgtgttcgactacatcggagatgacccctccttcttgccagagaaaccaggcaagcccccccttgatcaccagatatcacctactcttctctctactgcttgcattagagtagtgtagcatgttactgctttccgttaaacctattctgatgcatagcctgtcattgtt
Proteins encoded in this window:
- the LOC123059798 gene encoding UPF0098 protein CPn_0877/CP_0992/CPj0877/CpB0906, with amino-acid sequence MAQESLRLVCPPVSAHEGRLPRQYTLEGQGAKKDISPPLEWYGVPDGTRSLAVVVQDVDADERVPWTHWVVVNISPEEKGLPEGFSGAGGNANAGGGDGGVQEGVNDWKQPGWRGPVPDSHGHRIQFRLYALDDLLSLGNKVTVDKVMEAIEGHVLGEAEITAVF